A region of Brevinema andersonii DNA encodes the following proteins:
- the yajC gene encoding preprotein translocase subunit YajC codes for MLGLFFQLAPVAGTPSGSDSSRGLMSFLPMILIIVFMYLLVFLPESKRRKKLQKQIDSLKQGDKIVTVGHVVGTVDFIGEKTVYIKSLDSKLEVAKSGIASVLNDGKIQ; via the coding sequence ATGTTAGGATTGTTTTTTCAATTGGCACCTGTTGCAGGAACCCCATCTGGTTCAGATTCAAGCAGAGGCTTAATGTCCTTCCTGCCGATGATTTTGATTATTGTTTTCATGTACTTGCTGGTTTTTCTTCCAGAAAGCAAACGGCGTAAAAAGCTCCAAAAACAAATTGACAGTTTGAAACAAGGAGATAAAATTGTCACAGTAGGGCATGTGGTTGGTACTGTGGATTTTATTGGAGAAAAAACTGTGTATATTAAGTCTCTCGATTCAAAGCTCGAAGTAGCTAAAAGTGGAATTGCTAGTGTTTTAAATGACGGGAAAATCCAATAA
- the secD gene encoding protein translocase subunit SecD — protein sequence MNTIFRYVVLLLVSLLAIWGLYPTYVWYVQLTPEDRALIALSPEELETFDIETKQFVQELKKIRAKTLSLGLDLQGGVFVAAVPNQADLREQLMRQNDDNEEIVNQIFEDEEKAALSRAVEIIKNRIDAFGVAEPSIRLTYDNKITIELPGVSDPNLLKDGLSKVGKLTFRFVNEEATSSLLNQNVPYDGRYGFLSRDDLPAAFIMPENSEWVSYWENDQTDIPELKGWYLLKKQVDIDGTMIKRASAETDNLGRNVVSFELTDEGTELFADITRNNIGKQFAIVLDDRVRSAPVIQSEISGGKGQISGSFGFNEANYLAMVLEAGALPVKLDIIEERIIGPQLGEDSIKRGFQALVFGGSAVLLFMIFWYKMPGIVAAIAVCFNLFFLLSFLASVGATLTLAGIAGIALTIGMAVDANIIIYERIREEKKRSRNFKTAFFNAYEHASTTIWDSNLTTLIAAIVLSVYGSGSIKGFGLTLVFGILSNIFTSLFITKLLLESMMGKNKEIKL from the coding sequence ATGAATACGATTTTTCGTTATGTTGTCTTGCTATTAGTGTCTTTATTAGCTATATGGGGATTATATCCAACTTATGTTTGGTATGTTCAATTAACTCCAGAAGATAGAGCACTAATTGCATTATCTCCTGAAGAACTTGAGACATTTGACATAGAAACAAAACAATTCGTACAGGAATTAAAAAAAATTAGGGCAAAAACGTTATCATTAGGTCTGGATTTGCAAGGTGGTGTTTTTGTTGCTGCTGTGCCTAACCAAGCTGATTTACGCGAGCAACTGATGCGTCAAAACGATGATAACGAAGAAATAGTAAATCAGATCTTCGAAGACGAAGAAAAAGCGGCTTTATCGAGAGCTGTGGAAATTATTAAAAATAGAATAGACGCATTTGGAGTTGCCGAACCTTCTATTCGTCTTACTTACGACAACAAAATAACAATAGAGTTACCTGGCGTCAGTGACCCTAACCTTCTAAAAGACGGACTTTCTAAAGTAGGAAAATTAACATTTAGATTTGTCAATGAAGAAGCCACTTCCAGTCTGCTTAATCAAAATGTACCGTATGATGGGCGTTATGGATTTTTATCTCGTGATGATTTACCAGCAGCGTTTATTATGCCGGAAAATTCGGAATGGGTTTCTTACTGGGAAAATGACCAAACCGATATCCCGGAATTAAAAGGGTGGTATCTCTTAAAAAAACAAGTTGATATAGACGGAACCATGATCAAGCGCGCTTCAGCAGAAACTGATAATTTAGGCAGAAATGTTGTTTCGTTTGAATTAACTGATGAAGGAACAGAACTGTTCGCTGATATTACACGTAACAATATCGGGAAACAGTTTGCAATTGTACTTGATGATAGGGTACGGAGTGCTCCTGTAATTCAAAGTGAGATATCCGGTGGTAAAGGCCAAATTTCCGGTTCTTTTGGGTTTAATGAAGCAAATTATCTTGCTATGGTGCTCGAAGCTGGTGCACTCCCTGTTAAGCTGGATATTATTGAAGAACGTATTATTGGACCTCAATTAGGAGAAGATTCTATAAAACGAGGTTTTCAAGCATTAGTTTTTGGTGGTTCTGCTGTACTTTTATTTATGATTTTTTGGTATAAAATGCCTGGTATTGTTGCTGCGATAGCTGTTTGTTTTAATTTGTTTTTCTTATTATCATTCTTAGCATCAGTAGGAGCAACCCTCACCCTAGCAGGGATTGCTGGAATTGCGTTAACAATAGGAATGGCTGTTGATGCTAACATTATTATTTATGAACGGATCCGCGAAGAAAAAAAACGTTCTCGAAATTTTAAAACGGCCTTTTTCAATGCATACGAGCATGCATCAACTACCATTTGGGATTCAAATCTTACGACGCTCATTGCTGCTATTGTATTATCTGTTTACGGTTCAGGATCTATTAAAGGATTCGGTCTTACGTTGGTGTTTGGCATTTTGTCGAATATTTTTACTTCACTTTTCATTACAAAGCTTTTGCTTGAAAGTATGATGGGTAAAAATAAAGAAATCAAATTATAG
- the secF gene encoding protein translocase subunit SecF: MQEKSSNFFSQVNFIGYRYISLFLFFGFLILGIIGYKLNGGFVLGTDLAGGIRIEFTAPATVEELRNLLSNSSISITTLKDATIGQSFLLTAPADLSRDGSGDYLLDIVKRSFDPDKIQILSSTFVGPSVGQDFSFQAIKLIVIVSLLILIYVAFRFDFIYGIGAIAASLHDILVILIVIILFRVPIDLTVTAAILTILGYSINDTIVIFDRIRENSALLPEEDMAPVINKSITQCMVRTLLTSLTTLIVAIAIYVWAGNSLQNFGFLMIIGIISGVYSSIFVASPTTYAVWEIKQNIQNKSDKYLTK, encoded by the coding sequence ATGCAAGAAAAATCTTCAAACTTCTTTTCTCAAGTTAACTTTATTGGTTATCGTTATATTTCTTTATTTTTATTTTTTGGATTCTTGATTTTAGGTATTATTGGCTACAAATTAAATGGAGGATTTGTATTAGGTACCGATTTAGCTGGAGGAATACGTATCGAATTTACAGCTCCTGCTACAGTTGAAGAATTACGAAATCTACTATCAAATTCTTCTATTTCTATCACGACATTGAAAGATGCCACTATAGGTCAAAGCTTTCTATTAACAGCACCTGCAGATCTTTCTCGAGACGGGTCCGGAGACTATCTTTTGGACATTGTTAAGCGATCTTTTGATCCAGATAAAATACAAATTTTATCATCAACTTTTGTAGGTCCTAGTGTTGGACAAGATTTTTCGTTTCAAGCAATAAAATTAATAGTAATAGTATCACTACTTATTTTAATATACGTAGCGTTTCGTTTTGATTTTATTTATGGAATCGGAGCAATTGCAGCCTCTCTGCATGATATTTTAGTGATATTAATTGTCATTATTCTTTTCAGAGTTCCTATAGATTTAACAGTAACAGCCGCCATTTTAACTATTTTAGGTTATTCCATTAACGATACTATCGTAATATTTGACCGTATTAGGGAAAACAGTGCCTTGTTGCCAGAAGAAGATATGGCTCCAGTTATTAATAAGAGTATTACGCAATGTATGGTACGTACTTTATTAACATCTTTGACAACTTTAATAGTAGCTATAGCAATTTATGTTTGGGCTGGCAATAGCTTACAAAACTTCGGATTTCTTATGATAATTGGTATTATCAGTGGTGTTTATTCTTCTATTTTTGTAGCATCTCCCACTACTTATGCGGTTTGGGAAATTAAGCAAAATATACAAAATAAATCCGATAAATACTTGACAAAATAG
- a CDS encoding alkaline phosphatase family protein, which produces MKLIEKILFIILSSQIIYLLIHLQFLFQMPQAALAIQDSIFIFISALTIFILSKGNKKIYFLGLFILLFPTFELQYFYIKIFNKPFLISEMRNFLTLLQVSSIPKKLGYSFLFLLWFFNLCYFLIYAIKNWITASTFQKSISIIGILICYQMLTYNKEVDIWHQDPRANFFGHGVLSAIQVEPKIININIDPEEVLESLKNLKKLEEQRIQYPASLSPSVVPKNKRPIIMIIVESFYDFKHFYSLFAKNPFPKSYLDTIQPFNYTGPNQTFGSFQARFVSLTGAYHSIHPKRNEVFYPTLPRILSEYGYTTIALESMQNTYSLSTYYKLWKFDKQYFQLYGSDWTGRRTDPNTYEKNITRILQNTPDNIIPFYFGFTYLGHGGSCAFTDNLPDPENIDHFLSYFADEKKHNAKQLLKANIFNAERLISIKNMILNKFPDALIIFKSDHYSTELSQRLQESNLPKDMVDSFFEDPVPLPFMVFDGTNGILELPYGFSPANIPLMILAEAGLPYKNTLISMLYREMPNNIMNIYDRLFMKKGNKFEIFATNTTSLKDYEILSIDLYQGKSYSLDMIANNVENFVSIN; this is translated from the coding sequence ATGAAATTGATTGAAAAAATCTTATTTATTATTTTATCATCTCAAATTATTTATTTATTGATCCATCTTCAATTTCTTTTTCAAATGCCTCAAGCAGCATTGGCTATACAAGATAGCATATTTATTTTTATCTCTGCATTAACAATATTTATTTTATCAAAAGGAAATAAAAAAATTTATTTTTTGGGATTATTTATTTTATTATTTCCCACGTTTGAATTACAATATTTTTACATTAAAATATTTAATAAACCTTTTCTTATTAGTGAAATGAGGAATTTTTTAACTTTACTTCAAGTATCATCTATTCCTAAAAAATTAGGATATAGTTTTTTATTTTTGTTATGGTTTTTTAACTTATGCTATTTTCTTATATATGCGATTAAAAATTGGATTACTGCTTCTACTTTTCAAAAAAGCATATCAATAATAGGAATTTTAATATGCTATCAAATGCTTACTTATAATAAAGAAGTAGACATTTGGCATCAAGATCCGCGTGCTAATTTTTTTGGTCACGGTGTTCTTTCTGCAATACAAGTAGAGCCTAAAATTATTAATATCAATATTGACCCAGAAGAAGTCCTGGAATCACTAAAAAATCTCAAAAAATTAGAAGAACAACGTATTCAATACCCTGCTTCTTTATCACCTAGTGTCGTACCTAAAAACAAACGTCCTATTATTATGATTATTGTAGAATCTTTTTATGATTTCAAACATTTTTACAGTCTATTTGCTAAAAATCCTTTTCCTAAATCTTATCTAGATACTATCCAACCCTTTAATTATACAGGCCCTAATCAAACTTTTGGCAGTTTTCAGGCGCGATTTGTATCTTTAACAGGAGCTTATCACTCGATTCATCCAAAACGCAACGAGGTTTTTTATCCGACTTTACCACGAATTCTTTCTGAGTATGGGTATACCACAATTGCCTTAGAAAGTATGCAAAATACTTATAGTTTGTCTACCTATTACAAACTTTGGAAATTTGATAAGCAATATTTTCAATTATATGGTTCCGATTGGACTGGTCGTCGAACCGATCCAAATACCTATGAAAAAAATATTACACGAATATTACAAAATACTCCTGATAATATTATTCCTTTTTATTTTGGATTTACTTACTTAGGTCATGGAGGTTCCTGCGCTTTTACAGATAATTTGCCAGATCCAGAGAACATTGATCATTTTTTATCATATTTTGCAGACGAAAAAAAACATAATGCCAAACAATTACTGAAAGCAAACATTTTTAATGCAGAACGTCTTATTTCCATAAAAAATATGATTTTAAATAAATTTCCTGATGCTCTTATTATATTCAAGTCGGATCATTATAGCACAGAACTAAGTCAAAGACTTCAAGAATCTAATTTGCCTAAAGATATGGTAGATTCGTTCTTCGAAGATCCCGTACCTCTTCCGTTTATGGTTTTTGATGGAACAAATGGAATATTAGAGCTACCTTATGGATTTTCACCTGCTAACATACCACTTATGATTTTAGCTGAAGCTGGGTTGCCTTATAAAAATACTCTTATTTCTATGCTTTATAGAGAAATGCCTAATAATATTATGAATATTTATGATCGATTATTTATGAAAAAAGGCAATAAATTTGAAATTTTTGCTACCAACACTACATCATTAAAAGATTATGAAATTTTATCTATCGATCTCTATCAAGGAAAAAGCTATAGTTTAGATATGATTGCAAATAATGTTGAAAATTTCGTAAGCATTAATTAA
- a CDS encoding tetratricopeptide repeat protein, producing MRLFWIIIFFLLPFNNYATMLFVNSTPIGADVYVQQGKKNNIVSKKLGVTPMKFEAVSNLTLVVHKKNHVPVTNSIKISQKSVQNYEAVLEPLSFVLSLPQESGALYVNKKFYSALDGDLVLPYGNYNINFNRRTQALGVSYKSPYTPLVGFFTTTTILSLGAVILGSVMGAQCYNRFYHANTAEEALESLGKTASWDSVTWTGIGVGSASVIGLGIFGALEAKERKRIKRFNGMNRKYDISNDLKEFSQIVEAYASDPMVMESQLTRFIQVYTKEDSRFVPKVYLKRANLYVLQKNNKKALDDLSKLIKDFPTFETCETAQKLIGDIYFKNKEFEKAYQAYRTSEQFEYNYAYEDIHMKTLESLYESFLINKKYKDILLTEMNQTLKNRKISKENREKVLIWQKKVENK from the coding sequence ATGCGATTGTTTTGGATTATTATTTTTTTTCTCTTACCTTTCAACAACTATGCTACGATGCTTTTTGTTAATTCTACACCCATAGGTGCTGATGTTTACGTGCAGCAGGGTAAAAAGAATAATATTGTATCGAAAAAATTAGGAGTAACCCCTATGAAGTTTGAAGCTGTTAGTAATTTGACATTGGTGGTACATAAGAAAAATCATGTCCCTGTGACGAACAGCATAAAAATAAGCCAAAAATCGGTTCAAAATTATGAAGCAGTTTTGGAACCGCTTTCTTTTGTTTTGAGCCTTCCTCAGGAAAGTGGTGCTTTATATGTGAATAAGAAATTTTATAGCGCCTTGGATGGCGATTTGGTTCTTCCTTATGGTAATTATAATATCAACTTTAATAGAAGAACGCAAGCATTAGGTGTTAGCTATAAGAGCCCTTATACTCCTTTAGTTGGTTTTTTTACTACAACAACTATTTTATCTTTGGGAGCTGTTATTTTGGGTAGTGTTATGGGTGCTCAATGTTATAATCGATTTTATCATGCCAACACAGCCGAAGAAGCACTTGAATCCCTAGGAAAAACAGCATCTTGGGATAGTGTGACTTGGACAGGAATAGGAGTGGGTTCGGCGAGTGTGATAGGGCTTGGGATCTTTGGAGCATTGGAAGCAAAAGAAAGAAAACGTATTAAACGGTTTAATGGAATGAATCGGAAATATGATATTTCAAACGATTTAAAAGAATTTTCACAAATCGTTGAAGCTTATGCTTCGGATCCTATGGTTATGGAATCTCAACTCACTAGATTTATTCAGGTTTATACAAAAGAAGATTCCCGTTTTGTTCCTAAAGTTTACTTAAAACGTGCTAATCTTTATGTGTTACAGAAAAATAATAAAAAAGCATTGGATGATCTTTCCAAATTAATAAAAGATTTTCCGACATTTGAAACATGTGAAACTGCTCAAAAGTTGATAGGTGATATATATTTTAAAAATAAAGAATTCGAAAAAGCATACCAGGCATACAGAACAAGTGAGCAATTTGAATATAATTATGCTTATGAAGATATTCATATGAAAACGTTGGAAAGCTTATATGAAAGTTTTTTGATTAATAAAAAATATAAAGATATTTTATTGACAGAAATGAATCAGACATTAAAGAATCGTAAAATTTCAAAAGAAAATAGAGAAAAAGTATTAATATGGCAGAAAAAGGTTGAAAATAAATAA
- the rsmH gene encoding 16S rRNA (cytosine(1402)-N(4))-methyltransferase RsmH, with amino-acid sequence MKIYHQPILATTIIEAFRLSESSIVADLTTGEGGHSELIAPLIQNGKLFCMDRDNEILSIARSRLNKFTHVEYVCDTYNNLTTRRLEVGFPLFDGILVDMGISMFHFKGVQRGFSFEDDNLDMRLNPELTLTAEKIINTFSEKDLSDIFYYYGEEFSSRRFAQAVVRQRPFFSAKDLAQCIRHAANRKTKTHPATKIFQALRIYVNDELEIAENFLKEAVNNLAPGGTLAILTFHSLEDRIVKNAFKEFAAKKLGNMLNKKPIIPDFGEIRNNPAARSAKLRIFKRNLCI; translated from the coding sequence ATGAAAATTTATCATCAACCTATTTTAGCAACAACAATTATTGAGGCATTTAGATTATCTGAATCTAGTATTGTTGCTGACCTTACAACTGGAGAAGGCGGCCACTCAGAATTGATTGCTCCTTTAATTCAGAATGGCAAACTTTTTTGTATGGATAGGGATAATGAAATATTGTCTATTGCACGTTCTCGATTAAATAAGTTTACTCATGTTGAGTATGTGTGTGATACTTATAATAATTTGACAACACGGCGTTTGGAGGTTGGATTTCCTTTATTTGATGGTATCTTAGTTGATATGGGTATATCAATGTTTCATTTTAAGGGGGTGCAGCGTGGATTTTCTTTTGAGGATGATAATTTGGACATGAGGCTTAACCCCGAACTCACCCTAACAGCTGAAAAAATTATTAATACATTTTCAGAAAAGGATTTATCAGATATTTTTTATTATTATGGTGAAGAATTTTCTTCGCGGAGATTTGCACAGGCTGTTGTCCGGCAACGCCCTTTTTTTTCTGCAAAAGATCTGGCTCAATGTATTCGTCATGCGGCTAATCGAAAAACAAAAACTCATCCTGCAACAAAAATTTTTCAAGCTTTACGGATATATGTTAATGATGAGCTGGAAATTGCCGAAAATTTTTTAAAAGAAGCCGTAAATAATCTAGCTCCAGGAGGCACATTGGCAATTTTAACATTTCATTCTTTAGAAGACCGAATTGTTAAGAATGCTTTTAAAGAATTTGCAGCAAAAAAATTAGGTAATATGCTTAATAAAAAGCCTATTATTCCTGATTTTGGTGAAATTCGCAATAATCCTGCAGCTCGCAGTGCTAAATTAAGGATATTTAAGAGGAATTTATGCATTTAG
- a CDS encoding ATP-binding SpoIIE family protein phosphatase, translating into MLVILGFFIGVAVSLAGIFLFRRYVNHQSLLFLNFYQDIFKNVVSDQIILRFRKKILREFPKLKDYRIYVLHSSKIIASYPHASTYLSSSAEEINVLIKKSLHREIRLSSNYYLSFVKSSDQVIIARGYHIPILNIKILILAFFPAKTYLSHSQKQSLHVINTVFSLTLFSLEAVRDYKDLIKLVQEIFWDSPYAVGFCTPKGELVLGNDALYQLFQGSIPNFRELADPEVFLLLIDGKRIGKTFSFRGKNVRLEAYPLSNKNFLVTRCLFVFYDEQIERKRTILGETNTLRRFAGGNPAIGTAMFTTDGTLLYSNEAFMNSLHILKAREAKQKNIYDLFKLTEPEFQKVVEVVSQGHEVLKNISSIEREQEFSVRFKGMVFGEQTIVEVMLEQENFFNENYSFLDKETQEIYEELHTARSVQEHILSLPTIYTPGISVDTLYAPSRQLSGDFFSVVPFGDRYMGFLMADVSGHGVSASLITAALKILIEFAPNEPDQLPKIISYLNTYLEDILPEGSFVTLFYGILNLDDYTFRYINCGHPFPILEDQTLNETKILEGMGFPLGGLLNVSFDELIRTIQMPAKGKLFFYTDGLLQHLSGSMKDKLDKMRTVIEQNRKQNDKTLLSTVYHRFVARNTNIPEDDVSMMLVGFDRKRTRKHSLAISSTLIEVDTAIARIGEYIQKEAHLLPNVYWRLHTAFYEVLLNAVVHGNKYNTQKKVFISYRITDDLIIIRVRDEGSGFNSQQIADPLDQQNVLKAFGRGIKMINTLADKVKFNEKGNEITLFFYIKEKNS; encoded by the coding sequence ATGCTCGTGATTTTAGGTTTTTTTATTGGAGTAGCTGTTTCATTAGCGGGAATATTTCTTTTTCGTCGTTATGTTAATCATCAGTCATTATTATTCCTAAATTTTTATCAGGATATTTTTAAAAATGTTGTTTCTGATCAAATTATTCTTCGTTTTAGAAAAAAAATATTACGTGAATTTCCAAAACTTAAAGATTATCGAATTTATGTTCTACACAGTTCAAAAATTATTGCTTCTTACCCACATGCAAGTACTTATTTAAGTAGCTCTGCTGAAGAAATTAATGTTCTTATCAAAAAAAGTTTGCATCGAGAGATTCGCTTGTCCTCTAACTATTATTTGAGTTTTGTAAAATCTTCAGATCAAGTTATTATTGCACGTGGATATCATATTCCTATTCTGAATATCAAAATACTTATTTTAGCTTTTTTCCCTGCTAAAACCTATTTATCCCATTCTCAGAAGCAATCTTTGCATGTCATTAATACAGTATTTTCACTAACTTTATTTTCTTTGGAAGCAGTGCGTGACTATAAAGACCTTATAAAACTAGTCCAAGAAATATTTTGGGATTCTCCTTATGCGGTTGGCTTTTGTACACCCAAAGGTGAATTAGTGTTAGGTAATGATGCGCTCTACCAGCTTTTTCAAGGTTCTATTCCTAATTTCAGAGAGCTTGCCGATCCTGAGGTTTTTTTGCTGCTGATCGATGGCAAGCGTATTGGTAAAACTTTTTCATTTCGCGGCAAAAATGTTCGTTTAGAAGCTTATCCTTTGAGCAATAAGAATTTTTTAGTGACGCGGTGCCTTTTTGTTTTTTATGATGAGCAAATAGAAAGAAAACGTACCATACTTGGCGAAACAAATACATTACGGCGCTTTGCTGGAGGGAATCCAGCAATTGGTACGGCTATGTTCACTACAGATGGGACACTACTTTATTCCAATGAGGCGTTTATGAACAGCCTTCATATTCTTAAAGCACGTGAGGCAAAACAAAAAAATATTTATGATTTATTTAAATTGACGGAACCGGAATTCCAAAAAGTTGTTGAAGTCGTAAGTCAAGGTCATGAAGTCCTTAAAAATATTTCCTCTATCGAGCGGGAACAGGAATTTTCTGTTCGGTTCAAGGGTATGGTTTTTGGCGAGCAGACTATTGTCGAAGTGATGCTCGAACAAGAAAATTTTTTTAATGAAAATTATTCTTTTCTTGATAAGGAAACTCAGGAGATTTATGAAGAACTTCATACTGCCCGTAGCGTTCAGGAGCATATCCTTTCACTTCCGACAATTTATACTCCAGGGATCAGCGTGGATACATTATATGCACCATCCCGCCAACTAAGCGGTGACTTTTTTTCTGTAGTGCCTTTTGGAGACCGGTATATGGGGTTTTTGATGGCAGATGTTTCCGGGCATGGAGTTTCTGCTTCATTGATCACGGCTGCACTGAAAATATTAATCGAGTTTGCTCCCAATGAACCTGATCAGCTTCCTAAAATTATTTCCTATCTTAATACTTACTTGGAAGACATCCTACCTGAAGGTAGTTTTGTGACCTTATTTTATGGAATTTTAAATCTCGATGATTATACCTTCCGTTATATTAATTGCGGGCATCCGTTTCCTATTCTGGAGGATCAAACTCTCAATGAAACAAAAATCCTTGAAGGTATGGGATTTCCTTTGGGTGGTCTTTTGAATGTTTCTTTTGATGAGCTGATTCGTACCATCCAAATGCCTGCAAAAGGTAAACTTTTCTTTTATACGGATGGACTTTTGCAACATTTGTCAGGCTCCATGAAAGATAAACTCGATAAAATGAGGACTGTTATCGAACAAAACCGTAAACAAAATGATAAAACACTTCTTAGTACGGTTTATCATCGGTTTGTGGCTCGGAATACCAATATTCCTGAAGACGATGTCAGTATGATGCTTGTTGGCTTTGACCGCAAAAGAACTCGTAAGCATAGTTTAGCGATTTCTTCTACTTTAATCGAAGTGGATACAGCTATTGCTCGCATTGGTGAGTATATTCAAAAAGAAGCCCATTTGCTGCCTAATGTATACTGGCGTTTGCATACGGCTTTTTATGAGGTGCTGTTGAATGCTGTTGTACATGGTAACAAGTATAATACTCAGAAAAAAGTGTTTATTAGTTATCGCATTACTGATGATTTAATTATTATCCGCGTACGAGATGAGGGTAGTGGGTTTAACTCCCAGCAGATTGCTGATCCTCTCGATCAGCAAAACGTACTGAAAGCTTTCGGGCGCGGGATTAAAATGATCAATACTCTTGCCGATAAAGTAAAATTCAATGAAAAAGGAAACGAAATTACTTTGTTTTTTTATATTAAAGAGAAAAATTCATGA
- a CDS encoding STAS domain-containing protein, with protein MKYTNSNHGKYTVIKVEENLVNDPIANEFKQVIYDLMDKGEKYIAIDCSDMQFIGSAGIGKLLLAYKRMSELGGTIAIVNLHPDMKDLFVAFKLQDFLTICDSLDDL; from the coding sequence GTGAAGTATACAAACTCAAATCACGGCAAATATACAGTTATAAAAGTGGAAGAAAATTTAGTCAATGATCCTATTGCTAATGAATTCAAACAAGTAATTTATGATCTGATGGACAAGGGTGAAAAATATATCGCGATCGACTGTTCCGATATGCAGTTTATCGGCAGTGCTGGCATTGGTAAGTTACTGCTTGCTTACAAAAGAATGAGCGAATTAGGTGGAACTATTGCTATTGTTAATCTTCATCCTGACATGAAAGATTTATTTGTTGCTTTTAAATTACAGGATTTTTTAACTATTTGTGATAGCCTGGATGATCTTTAG
- a CDS encoding tyrosine-type recombinase/integrase, whose product MEFLSEMYAAFEHKLSYEKFYSKCTLKAYQNDISHFINYCIGKNIKNISEITSLFVSEWMELLAREKLSARTIARRLSAVRSFFSFLVKSSVVEHNPFVLFRAPKPCKKIPTVLGQSEILQLLDNLPEDTILQRRNKCIVCMLYATGIRSEELCNLKIKDISFSNHVMYIMGKGKKERIVPLIPVLEKILKEWINDRQNIDRGFSQTFFLSQHGRALETSMIRRIIRNLPAGLREKNLHPHAFRYTFASHLLDCGSNIRHIQELLGHSNLGVTQRYTNISIKQLKQKYQIYHPHA is encoded by the coding sequence ATGGAATTCTTATCTGAAATGTATGCTGCTTTCGAGCACAAGCTCAGTTATGAAAAATTTTATTCAAAATGTACCTTAAAAGCTTATCAAAACGACATCAGTCATTTTATCAATTATTGTATTGGTAAGAATATCAAAAATATTTCTGAAATAACAAGTTTATTTGTATCCGAATGGATGGAGCTGCTGGCTCGGGAAAAGTTATCAGCACGTACTATTGCTCGGAGATTGTCGGCTGTGCGGAGTTTTTTTTCTTTTTTGGTGAAAAGTTCGGTAGTAGAGCATAATCCTTTTGTATTATTTCGAGCTCCTAAGCCTTGTAAAAAAATTCCTACTGTTTTAGGCCAATCAGAAATTTTACAATTGTTAGACAATCTTCCTGAAGATACTATCTTACAGCGTAGAAATAAATGTATTGTTTGTATGCTCTATGCTACAGGAATCCGTTCTGAAGAACTTTGTAATTTGAAAATTAAAGATATTTCGTTTTCCAATCATGTTATGTATATTATGGGAAAGGGCAAAAAAGAGCGTATTGTGCCTTTAATTCCTGTGCTTGAAAAAATATTAAAAGAATGGATAAATGACAGGCAAAATATTGATAGAGGATTTTCGCAAACATTTTTTTTATCGCAACATGGCCGTGCTTTAGAAACCTCCATGATACGTCGTATTATCCGTAATCTGCCAGCTGGTTTGAGAGAAAAAAATTTACATCCACATGCTTTTCGATATACGTTTGCCAGCCATTTGTTGGATTGCGGTTCAAATATCCGTCATATTCAAGAGTTACTAGGACATTCGAATCTCGGCGTAACACAGCGTTATACAAACATTAGTATTAAGCAGCTTAAACAAAAATATCAAATTTATCATCCTCACGCGTGA